A single region of the Streptomyces sp. NBC_01381 genome encodes:
- a CDS encoding CDP-alcohol phosphatidyltransferase family protein, whose protein sequence is MPRPSVAELRPVVHPAGVKDRRSGEHWAGRLYMREISLRCDRYLVNTRITPNQLTYLMTVAGALAAPALLVPGITGAVLGVVMVQLYLLLDCVDGEIARWRKQYSMAGVYLDRVAAYLCDAAVLVGFGLRAADLWGSGRIDWLWAFLGTLAALGAILIKAETDLVGVARHQQGLAPVKESASEPRSSGMALARKAAAALKFHRLVLGIEASLLILVLAIVDSVRGDLLFSRIGVAVLAGIALLQTLLHLVSILASSRLK, encoded by the coding sequence ATGCCAAGGCCATCGGTAGCTGAACTCCGCCCCGTCGTTCACCCCGCAGGGGTGAAGGACCGGCGCAGCGGTGAGCACTGGGCGGGACGCCTGTACATGCGAGAGATCTCGCTGCGCTGCGACCGCTACCTGGTGAACACCAGGATCACGCCCAACCAGCTCACGTATCTGATGACCGTGGCCGGCGCCCTCGCCGCCCCGGCACTTCTCGTGCCGGGGATCACGGGCGCCGTGCTCGGTGTGGTGATGGTCCAGCTGTATCTCCTGCTCGACTGTGTCGACGGGGAGATCGCACGCTGGCGCAAGCAGTACTCGATGGCCGGGGTCTACCTGGACCGTGTCGCCGCCTACCTGTGCGACGCCGCGGTCCTGGTCGGCTTCGGCCTGCGCGCCGCCGACCTGTGGGGCTCGGGCCGGATCGACTGGCTGTGGGCCTTCCTCGGCACGCTCGCCGCGCTCGGCGCCATCCTGATCAAGGCGGAGACCGACCTCGTCGGTGTCGCCCGTCACCAGCAGGGCCTCGCGCCGGTCAAGGAGTCGGCCTCCGAGCCGCGCTCCTCCGGCATGGCCCTGGCCCGCAAGGCCGCCGCGGCGCTCAAGTTCCACCGCCTCGTGCTCGGCATCGAGGCCTCGCTGCTCATCCTGGTCCTCGCGATCGTGGACTCGGTCCGCGGCGACCTGCTCTTCTCGCGGATCGGTGTCGCGGTCCTCGCCGGCATCGCGCTCCTGCAGACCCTGCTGCACCTCGTGTCCATCCTCGCTTCGAGCAGGCTGAAGTGA
- a CDS encoding glycosyltransferase family 2 protein — translation MGNRPQELRALLDSVAKQDGDAVEVVVVGNGAPVPDVPEGVRTVELPENLGIPGGRNVGIEAFGPGGTDVDILLFLDDDGLLANMDTAQLCREAFEADPKLGIISFRIADPDTGETQRRHVPRLRAADPMRSSRVTTFLGGANAVRTKVIAEVGGLPDEFFYAHEETDLAWRALNAGWMIDYRADMVLFHPTTAPSRHAVYHRMVARNRVWLARRNLPLLLVPVYLGVWMLLTLARRPSGPALKAWFGGFKEGWTTPCGPRKPMKWRTVWRLTRLGRPPVI, via the coding sequence ATGGGCAACCGGCCGCAGGAGCTGCGCGCCCTGCTCGACTCGGTCGCCAAGCAGGACGGCGACGCGGTCGAGGTGGTCGTCGTCGGCAACGGCGCCCCCGTGCCCGACGTCCCCGAAGGCGTACGCACCGTCGAGCTGCCCGAGAACCTCGGCATCCCCGGCGGCCGCAACGTCGGCATCGAGGCCTTCGGCCCCGGCGGCACCGACGTCGACATCCTGCTCTTCCTGGACGACGACGGCCTGCTCGCCAACATGGACACGGCGCAGCTGTGCCGCGAGGCCTTCGAGGCCGACCCGAAGCTCGGCATCATCAGCTTCCGCATCGCGGACCCGGACACCGGCGAGACCCAGCGCCGCCACGTCCCGCGCCTCCGCGCGGCCGACCCGATGCGCTCCTCGCGCGTGACGACCTTCCTCGGCGGCGCCAACGCCGTCCGTACGAAGGTCATCGCCGAGGTCGGCGGCCTGCCCGACGAGTTCTTCTACGCCCACGAGGAGACCGACCTCGCCTGGCGTGCCCTGAACGCGGGCTGGATGATCGACTACCGCGCCGACATGGTGCTCTTCCACCCGACGACCGCCCCGTCCCGGCACGCGGTCTACCACCGGATGGTCGCCCGCAACCGCGTCTGGCTCGCCCGCCGGAATCTGCCCCTCCTCCTGGTCCCGGTCTACCTCGGGGTCTGGATGCTCCTGACCCTGGCCAGGCGCCCTTCGGGCCCCGCGCTCAAGGCCTGGTTCGGCGGTTTCAAGGAGGGCTGGACGACGCCCTGCGGGCCTCGCAAGCCGATGAAGTGGCGTACGGTGTGGCGCCTGACCCGACTGGGCCGACCTCCTGTCATCTGA
- a CDS encoding ABC transporter permease, with the protein MSETTHDGGVAVTAPPSPDDGLSRADLAAKYGLTVSGARPGLFEYVHQLWGRRHFILAFSQAKLTAQYSQAKLGQLWQVATPLLNAAVYFFIFGLLLGAREGIPHHIYVPFLVTGVFVFTFTQSSVMAGVRAISGNLGLVRALHFPRASLPISFSLQQLQQLLFSMVVLVLIMLGFGIFPTWSWFLVVPALVLQFVFNTGLALIFARMGSKTPDLAQLMPFVMRTWMYASGVMFSIPAMLATKESVPSWVGDVLQWNPAAVYMDLIRFAMIDDYGSSYLPEHVWFIAAGWAVLFGVVGFVYFWKAEERYGRG; encoded by the coding sequence GTGAGTGAGACAACGCATGACGGCGGGGTCGCGGTGACCGCGCCCCCGTCGCCCGATGACGGGCTCTCCCGGGCCGATCTCGCCGCCAAGTACGGTCTGACCGTCAGCGGCGCACGGCCCGGACTTTTCGAGTACGTCCACCAGCTCTGGGGACGGCGCCACTTCATCCTCGCCTTCTCGCAGGCGAAGCTGACCGCCCAGTACAGCCAGGCCAAGCTCGGCCAGCTGTGGCAGGTGGCGACGCCGCTCCTGAACGCGGCGGTCTACTTCTTCATCTTCGGACTGCTGCTGGGCGCGAGGGAGGGCATTCCGCACCACATCTACGTGCCGTTCCTCGTGACCGGTGTCTTCGTCTTCACGTTCACGCAGAGCTCGGTCATGGCGGGCGTACGGGCGATCTCCGGCAACCTCGGCCTGGTCAGGGCCCTGCACTTCCCGCGGGCCTCGCTGCCGATCTCGTTCTCGCTGCAACAGCTCCAGCAGCTGCTCTTCTCGATGGTCGTGCTCGTTCTGATCATGCTGGGCTTCGGGATCTTCCCGACTTGGTCCTGGTTCCTCGTGGTGCCCGCGCTGGTCCTGCAGTTCGTCTTCAACACCGGGCTCGCGTTGATCTTCGCCAGGATGGGCAGCAAGACACCCGACCTGGCACAGCTGATGCCGTTCGTGATGCGTACGTGGATGTACGCGTCGGGCGTCATGTTCAGCATCCCCGCGATGCTCGCGACCAAGGAGAGCGTGCCGAGCTGGGTGGGGGACGTGCTCCAGTGGAACCCGGCCGCTGTGTACATGGACCTGATCCGCTTCGCCATGATCGACGACTACGGCAGCTCGTACCTGCCCGAGCACGTGTGGTTCATCGCCGCCGGCTGGGCGGTCCTGTTCGGTGTGGTCGGCTTCGTGTACTTCTGGAAGGCTGAGGAGAGGTACGGCCGTGGCTGA
- a CDS encoding ABC transporter ATP-binding protein: MADDNSADKPDRTHIPTVIADELHIVYRVNGAKTGKGSATSALSRIVRRGEERGVRKVHAVRGVSFTSYRGEAIGLIGSNGSGKSTLLRAIAGLLPAEKGKVYTDGQPSLLGVNAALMNDLTGERNVILGGLAMGMTREQIKERYQEIVDFSGINEKGDFITLPMRTYSSGMAARLRFSIAAAKDHDVLMIDEALATGDRKFQKRSEARIRELRKEAGTVFLVSHNNKSIRDTCDRVLWLERGELRMDGPTDEVIKEYEKFTGK; the protein is encoded by the coding sequence GTGGCTGACGACAACAGCGCAGACAAGCCCGACAGGACGCACATCCCCACCGTCATCGCCGACGAGCTGCACATCGTCTACCGCGTCAACGGCGCGAAGACGGGCAAGGGCAGCGCCACCTCCGCGCTGAGCCGCATCGTCAGGCGCGGCGAGGAGCGGGGCGTACGCAAGGTGCACGCCGTCCGTGGCGTCAGCTTCACCAGCTACCGCGGCGAGGCCATCGGCCTGATCGGCTCGAACGGCTCCGGAAAGTCGACGCTGCTTCGCGCCATCGCGGGCCTGCTCCCCGCCGAGAAGGGCAAGGTCTACACCGACGGCCAGCCCTCGCTGCTCGGCGTGAACGCGGCCCTGATGAACGACCTGACGGGCGAGCGCAACGTCATACTCGGCGGGCTCGCGATGGGTATGACGCGCGAGCAGATCAAGGAGCGCTACCAGGAGATCGTCGACTTCTCGGGCATCAACGAGAAGGGCGACTTCATCACCCTGCCGATGCGCACCTACTCCTCCGGCATGGCCGCCCGCCTGCGGTTCTCCATCGCGGCCGCCAAGGACCACGACGTACTGATGATCGACGAGGCGCTCGCCACCGGCGACCGCAAGTTCCAGAAGCGCTCCGAGGCCCGCATCCGCGAGCTGCGCAAGGAGGCGGGAACGGTCTTCCTTGTCAGCCACAACAACAAGTCGATCCGCGACACCTGTGACCGTGTGCTGTGGCTGGAACGCGGCGAGCTGCGCATGGACGGACCGACCGACGAGGTCATCAAGGAGTACGAGAAGTTCACGGGCAAGTAG
- the hpnC gene encoding squalene synthase HpnC: MATDDLQLRDASAVLEKAADENFPVAPFFLPRAWRDDVMAVYGYARLVDDIGDGDLAPGGADARHLGVDPEAAEDRLLLLDAFEADLHRVFDSTPRHPLLRALQPTVRRCGLTPEPFLGLIAANRQDQLVARYETYDDLLAYCELSANPVGRLVLGITGTETPERVRRSDAVCTALQIVEHLQDVAEDLGQGRIYLPAEDMKRFHVQERDLAAPTAGASVRALVAYEAERARCLLNEGTPLVGSVHGRLKVLLAGFVAGGRAAVSAIAVAGYDVLPGPPKPTKLRLLREVGAVLRGEG; this comes from the coding sequence ATGGCTACGGATGATCTCCAGCTACGCGACGCATCCGCCGTCCTCGAGAAGGCCGCGGACGAGAACTTCCCGGTGGCGCCCTTCTTCCTGCCCCGCGCCTGGCGCGACGACGTCATGGCCGTGTACGGCTACGCCCGCCTCGTCGACGACATCGGCGACGGCGACCTGGCACCCGGCGGCGCCGACGCCCGCCACCTGGGCGTGGACCCCGAGGCCGCCGAGGACAGGCTGCTCCTCCTGGACGCCTTCGAGGCCGACCTGCACCGGGTCTTCGATTCCACCCCGCGCCACCCCCTGCTGCGGGCGCTGCAGCCCACCGTGCGCCGCTGCGGTCTCACCCCGGAGCCCTTTCTCGGCCTGATCGCGGCCAACCGCCAGGACCAGCTCGTCGCGCGCTACGAGACGTACGACGATCTTCTGGCCTACTGCGAGCTGTCCGCGAACCCCGTGGGCCGCCTCGTCCTCGGCATCACCGGCACCGAGACGCCCGAGCGCGTCCGCCGCTCGGACGCCGTGTGCACCGCGCTCCAGATCGTCGAGCACCTCCAGGACGTGGCCGAGGACCTGGGCCAGGGCCGCATCTACCTGCCCGCCGAGGACATGAAGCGTTTTCATGTCCAGGAGCGGGATCTGGCCGCACCGACAGCAGGCGCGTCCGTGCGCGCGCTGGTTGCATATGAAGCAGAACGCGCCCGCTGCCTCCTGAATGAAGGCACCCCCCTGGTGGGTAGCGTCCACGGGCGGCTGAAGGTGCTGCTCGCCGGTTTCGTGGCAGGGGGGAGGGCGGCGGTCTCTGCGATCGCCGTCGCCGGATACGACGTACTTCCTGGTCCGCCGAAGCCCACCAAGCTCCGTTTGCTGCGTGAGGTGGGGGCGGTTCTGCGAGGAGAGGGGTGA
- the hpnD gene encoding presqualene diphosphate synthase HpnD: protein MSRTVESGPNVSAPVLAAYSYCEAITGQQARNFAYGIRLLPMPKRRAMSALYALSRRVDDIGDGALASDVKAERLDETRVLLARIQAGDVDEDDTDPVAVALAHAASYFPIPLGGLDELIDGVLMDVRGETYETWEDLKVYCRCVAGAIGRLSLGVFGTEPGALHAERAPEYADTLGLALQLTNILRDVREDAEGGRTYLPADDLAKFGCSAGFSGSEPPAGSDFAGLVHFEVRRARALFAEGYRLLPMLDRRSGACVAAMAGIYRRLLDRIEREPEAVLRGRVSLPGREKAYVAVRGLSGLDARTISRQAVRRRT, encoded by the coding sequence GTGAGCCGGACCGTGGAGTCAGGCCCGAACGTGTCCGCGCCGGTGCTCGCCGCGTATTCCTACTGCGAGGCAATCACCGGACAGCAAGCACGCAATTTCGCGTACGGCATCCGGCTGCTGCCGATGCCCAAGCGCCGCGCGATGTCGGCCCTCTACGCGCTGTCGCGGCGGGTGGACGACATCGGCGACGGCGCGCTCGCGTCGGACGTCAAGGCCGAGCGGCTCGACGAGACCCGGGTGCTGCTCGCCCGCATCCAGGCCGGTGACGTGGACGAGGACGACACGGACCCGGTCGCCGTCGCGCTCGCGCACGCCGCGTCGTATTTCCCGATCCCGCTCGGCGGTCTGGACGAGCTGATCGACGGCGTCCTGATGGATGTCCGCGGTGAGACGTACGAGACGTGGGAGGACCTGAAGGTCTACTGCCGCTGTGTGGCCGGGGCCATCGGGCGGCTCTCCCTCGGCGTGTTCGGTACGGAGCCGGGGGCGCTCCACGCCGAGCGCGCGCCGGAGTATGCCGACACGCTCGGCCTCGCGCTCCAACTGACCAATATCCTCCGGGACGTTCGCGAGGACGCGGAGGGCGGCCGCACCTATCTGCCCGCCGACGACCTCGCCAAGTTCGGCTGCTCCGCCGGGTTCTCGGGCTCCGAGCCGCCGGCCGGTTCCGACTTCGCCGGGCTCGTGCACTTCGAGGTGCGCAGGGCGCGGGCGCTCTTCGCCGAGGGGTACCGGCTGCTGCCCATGCTCGACCGGCGCAGCGGCGCCTGTGTCGCCGCCATGGCGGGCATCTACCGGCGGCTTCTCGACCGCATCGAGCGCGAGCCGGAGGCGGTCCTGCGGGGCCGTGTCTCGCTGCCGGGCCGCGAGAAGGCGTACGTCGCCGTGCGCGGACTCTCCGGTCTCGACGCCCGGACCATCTCCCGGCAGGCCGTCAGGAGGCGTACGTGA
- the hpnE gene encoding hydroxysqualene dehydroxylase HpnE, which yields MKGEESRGAAVVIGGGLAGITAALSLADAGLRVTLLEGRPRLGGLAFSFKRGDLTVDNGQHVYLRCCTAYRWFLDRVEGAALAPLQERLDVPVLDADRNRLGRLRRTALPVPLHLAASLATYPHLSLAERAKVGRAALALQGLDPADPQLDGQDFGSWLARHGQSARAIEALWDLVGVATLNAVAGDSSLGLAAMVFKTGLLSEPGAADIGWARVPLGDLHDTLARKALDSAGVRTELRTRATSISRTENGGWRVEVPGETLDADTVVLAVPQAETHDLLPDGVLDEPDRLLDIDTAPILNIHVVYDRKVLKRPFFAAIGSPVQWVFDRTDASGLREGQYLALSQSAAQDEIDAPVAALRERYLPELERLLPAAHGAGVRDFFVTRERTATFAPTPGVGRLRPGARTKAPGLYLAGAWTATGWPATMESAVRSGISAARAALSTLDRPRDHLFDVEEAA from the coding sequence ATGAAGGGTGAGGAAAGCAGGGGCGCGGCGGTGGTGATCGGCGGCGGTCTCGCCGGCATCACCGCGGCGCTGTCCCTCGCCGACGCGGGACTGCGGGTGACGCTGCTCGAAGGGCGGCCGCGCCTCGGCGGCCTCGCGTTCTCCTTCAAGCGCGGCGACCTGACCGTCGACAACGGCCAGCACGTCTATCTGCGCTGCTGCACCGCCTACCGCTGGTTCCTCGACCGCGTCGAAGGCGCGGCGCTCGCGCCCCTGCAGGAACGTCTCGACGTGCCCGTGCTCGACGCCGACCGGAACCGGCTCGGACGGCTTCGGCGCACCGCGCTGCCCGTGCCGCTGCACCTGGCGGCGAGCCTGGCCACGTATCCGCATCTGTCGCTCGCCGAGCGCGCCAAGGTGGGGCGCGCGGCGCTCGCCCTCCAGGGGCTCGACCCGGCCGATCCCCAGCTGGACGGCCAGGACTTCGGCAGCTGGCTCGCCCGGCACGGCCAGTCGGCGCGCGCCATCGAGGCCCTGTGGGACCTCGTCGGTGTGGCCACGCTCAACGCCGTCGCGGGGGACTCCTCGCTGGGCCTCGCCGCGATGGTGTTCAAGACCGGGCTGCTCTCCGAACCCGGCGCCGCCGACATCGGCTGGGCACGCGTGCCCCTCGGTGATCTCCATGACACGCTGGCCCGCAAGGCGCTCGACTCCGCGGGCGTACGAACCGAACTGAGGACACGCGCCACCTCCATCTCCCGTACGGAGAACGGGGGTTGGCGGGTCGAAGTTCCCGGCGAGACGCTCGACGCCGACACGGTCGTGCTCGCCGTGCCGCAGGCCGAGACCCACGACCTGCTGCCGGACGGTGTGCTCGACGAACCCGACCGGCTGCTCGACATCGACACGGCGCCGATCCTCAACATCCATGTCGTGTACGACCGCAAGGTGCTCAAGCGGCCCTTCTTCGCGGCCATCGGCTCGCCCGTGCAGTGGGTCTTCGACCGGACCGACGCCTCGGGGCTGCGCGAAGGGCAGTATCTGGCGCTCTCCCAGTCCGCCGCCCAGGACGAGATCGACGCGCCCGTCGCCGCGCTGCGCGAGCGCTATCTGCCGGAGCTCGAGCGGCTGCTGCCCGCCGCGCACGGCGCCGGCGTACGGGACTTCTTCGTGACTCGGGAGCGCACGGCGACCTTCGCGCCGACTCCCGGCGTGGGCCGGCTGCGGCCCGGTGCTCGCACCAAGGCTCCCGGCCTGTACCTGGCCGGGGCGTGGACCGCCACCGGGTGGCCCGCGACCATGGAGAGCGCCGTCCGCAGTGGCATCAGTGCCGCCCGGGCCGCTCTCTCCACACTCGACCGCCCGCGTGACCACCTCTTCGACGTCGAGGAGGCCGCGTGA
- a CDS encoding polyprenyl synthetase family protein: protein MKLDLLGSGPQKSSTGTRGETVPTVPSAETAADTVDVTSLLERGRTLATPVLRSAVARLAPPMDTVAAYHFGWIDAEGNPSDGDGGKAVRPALALLSAEAAGAAPEVGVPGAVAVELVHNFSLLHDDLMDGDEQRRHRDTVWKVHGPAQAILVGDALFALANEILLELGTVEAGRATRRLTTATRALIDGQAQDISYEHRERVTVEECLEMEGNKTGALLACAVSIGAVLGGADDHTADTLEKYGYHLGLAFQAVDDLLGIWGDPEATGKQTWSDLRQRKKSLPVVAALAAGGAASEQLAELLAADAKSNDFESFSEEEFAARAALIEQAGGREWTAEEARRQHAIAIEALDTIQMPDRVRAQLVALADFVVVRKR from the coding sequence GTGAAGCTAGACCTTCTGGGGTCAGGTCCCCAGAAATCCAGCACCGGAACAAGAGGAGAGACTGTGCCGACTGTGCCCTCGGCCGAAACGGCTGCCGACACGGTGGACGTGACCTCACTGCTCGAGCGCGGAAGGACGCTGGCCACCCCGGTGCTGCGGTCTGCCGTGGCCCGCCTGGCGCCGCCCATGGACACCGTCGCCGCCTACCACTTCGGCTGGATCGACGCCGAGGGCAACCCGTCCGACGGCGACGGCGGAAAGGCCGTGCGCCCCGCGCTCGCCCTGCTCTCCGCCGAGGCCGCGGGCGCCGCGCCCGAGGTCGGCGTCCCCGGAGCGGTCGCCGTCGAACTCGTACACAACTTCTCGTTGCTGCACGACGACCTGATGGACGGCGACGAGCAGCGCCGCCACCGCGACACGGTGTGGAAGGTGCACGGCCCGGCCCAGGCGATCCTCGTCGGCGACGCCCTCTTCGCGCTCGCCAACGAGATCCTCCTGGAGCTCGGCACCGTCGAGGCGGGCCGCGCCACGCGCCGCCTGACCACCGCCACGCGCGCGCTGATCGACGGCCAGGCGCAGGACATCTCCTACGAGCACCGCGAGCGGGTCACCGTCGAGGAGTGCCTGGAGATGGAGGGCAACAAGACCGGCGCCCTGCTCGCCTGCGCGGTCTCCATCGGCGCGGTCCTCGGCGGCGCCGACGACCACACCGCCGACACCCTGGAGAAGTACGGCTACCACCTCGGCCTCGCCTTCCAGGCCGTGGACGATCTGCTCGGCATCTGGGGCGACCCGGAGGCCACCGGCAAGCAGACTTGGAGCGACCTTCGCCAGCGCAAGAAGTCCCTGCCGGTCGTCGCCGCGCTCGCCGCGGGCGGAGCCGCGTCCGAGCAGCTCGCCGAGCTGCTCGCCGCCGACGCCAAGAGCAATGACTTCGAGAGCTTCTCCGAGGAGGAGTTCGCCGCGCGTGCCGCCCTGATCGAGCAGGCGGGCGGCCGCGAGTGGACCGCCGAGGAGGCCCGGCGCCAGCACGCCATCGCCATCGAGGCGCTGGACACCATCCAGATGCCGGACCGGGTACGGGCGCAGCTCGTCGCGCTCGCCGACTTCGTCGTCGTACGAAAGAGATGA